The genomic stretch GGGTTTTCTCCAAGAGCCAAGTATACAGATTCTAAGAATTAAGAACatttaagtatgatttttaaaattaaaaaaaatttaagaaaactaatgtatatttttcaaatataaatgtcTTACCAGGCATTTCCTTTACATGGTTCAAGCTCTGAATGAGAACTTGAGAACTTTCAGGTAGTAAGACTGTTTGTTGATTTGGTTTAAAAACACCAGAAACTAATTTTGCCAATAATTTATTAGAAGCCACTCCAGCACAGCCAGTGAGACCCAGTTGATTATACATGGCTTCCCGCATCTCTGCTGCAATCTGAGATCCAACAAGTAATCTGATGTGCAAGATGTCATGCAGgtttatatctacaaaaaaagcaaatatcattaaaagtcaccacaaaattttttttttgcaaatgagtTTAAAAAGGGCATagggcttgggatgcctgggtggctcagcaggtgggtgcctgcctgtggctcaggtcaggatcctgtccacattaggctccatgtgggagcctgcttctccctctgccttgctctctcagtctgtgtctctcatgaataaataaataaatctttaaaaaagggggaggcACAGGGTTTAAACTATATCCAACCCTTTTCTCCAACACCACCATACTGTCACCCACTTAACACATCTCTTTGATTCTTCATAGTAATCCTGTAAAGTAAATAACTTCCAGAAGTGAATTCCTAGTGCCTGTGATAGTGAATGCATGCTGGGAGTGCTTAATGATTAACAGATTGTGAAAACTgatctctcattaaaaaaaagtccctaCTGACATTGGTAAAACTTTTACTCATGTTTAATCATAAGCAAGCATAAAAGTAGAAGTATTACATTAATAAGAGCTGATATTACAGCTTTAAAGGTGTGAATCTAAATTTTACACACACTACCTATATGTGCTACTGAAAACAATTCTTAATCTGTATGTAATTTATCTTTTATGAAAGGTATATGGAAATTATACTGAAACATTTTCTTCAGGGTGAAAATGGTATTAGGATTATATGAGGCTCTCCTTATCTTCAGGagtatttacagatgaaatgtcATGATGTCTGCAAGTTACCTTTAAACAGGTcatcaatcaaccaaccaatcaataAAGAAGGAGCAAGATAAAGTAAATGTAGGAAAATAACAATGGGTGTATCTACAAGGAAGGGCATAGTGTTCTCACTGTATTACTGTcaacttttctgtaggtttgaaaaaaaattttaacagaatcTTGTGAGGAAAGATTCATAAAGAATTAGATATCTTCTCTTTAGGATAGAAAACCTagctctcgggatccctgggtggctcagcagtttagcgcctgcctttggctcagggcatgatcctggagtcccaggatcgagtcccgcgtcgggctcccggtatggagcctgcctctctctctctctctctgtgtctatcatgaataaataaataaaatctttaaaacaaaaaaaagaagaagaaaatctagctttgtaatatgttctaacaaatactgtatttgctttaaaaattatacgGAAACCTACTTAGAACCTTCTATTCAGTCTTTATAAGTGACATGGCACAAAAGATGTGAAAAGCTTCATGTCCTCTGCTAGAAGAGAATTGTAGCTCTAccccttttcttctttaatatcaGAATGGCAGAAAACTAGACTGGAGATTGATCACCAGCTCTCAAAAAAGCGATAAGAGGACACATATGCTGAGACCTAGGAGCAAGAAGGTCAGGGCAAGTCTTACACAAAAGCAGAGTAGCATGTTTTCCATGGTAGTATGATTTGGAAGTCACCAGCAGAGTTACAAGGTGTTTAAAGTTTAATAGATATTCACTGGGGCTTATTGACacttattttcaaatgcaaatatctCTGGAAATACCATTAGTCATTTATACTTTAATATGTGAAGGAGATGGACCATTCTGTTTTCTTGCTAAGAGCTGGCAAAGATTGTCAAACTGACTGAATATGAGCTTGCAAAAGATGGCAGGTAGGCCTGGACAAGCTTCCACAGGGGTAACTCAAGAACTCAGAGAGCAACATAAGTGTCTTGATGCCTGGGGGAATAGAAGGGAACAAGCAGAAGaggcaacaaaaaacaaattcagtttACTTCAAATTTTTGCTTAAAGACAGTTTTAGGAGAatcaaaaatttttctaaaaagtctATTATCATGGCAACTCTTATAACTTAAGGATGACCTAAGGAGGTATGGCTGTTAAGAAATGGTaacacagggcagcccgagtggctcagcggtttagcgccgccttcggcccagggcgtgatcctggagacctggaatcaagtcccacgtcgggctccctgcatggagcctgcttctccctctgcctgtgtctctgcttctctctctctctctctgtgtgtctctcatgaataaatacataaaatcttaaaaaaaaaaacaaaaaaacaacaaaaaaaaagaaatagtaacacAAAATgtgtcaaagaaaagaaaagagcatggAGCCCTAAGCTACAGATCATCAAAATCTCACTTTCTGCCTACTTAATATGGAATAGCAATATCTAATTTTAGTCATTTGAGATCGATCACTGAAATATGCTGTACCTACAACAAAAGCCATAAAATTTTCAGAAAGATAATTCAACTCATTGAACTCACTGAATTCAGTGAAAAAATTTAGGTACTTTTAGTTATTAAATACAAGAATTCACTTACACTGATTATTATAAACATGACCTGACACCGTCAGTGCTGAAAGTTCATCACTTTGAAGTTGCTGTAGTCTCTTCTCAACCATTTCTGTTAGATCCACAAAATTTTCATCAAATCCAAGTCTCTCAACAACTGGACTAAATTCTTCCAACAACTCTAAATTGAAATAATATTGGTACACAGATGTTATCTAAAGTCCTAACTAAAATATAGATTCAACTATTTCgtgcttaaaaatatatcaaatatgttAAAGGTTTTATGTATATTCACACTTCCACAATATCTTTAATAAAGTTTTCcactgggacgcctgagtggctcagtggttgagcatctgcctttggcccagggcgtgattccggaatccaggatcgagtcccacactggtctccttgcagggagcctgcttctccctctgcctgtgtctctgcctctgtgtgtctctcatgaataaataagttaaaaaataataaataaataaaacttccaataattactgaataaaaaaaaagtcacttaagTTTCAAAATATACAATGCAAAATATTGATTAGTCATCTCCCAGCTTATTACTTAAGAGTAGATATGGATCATGAATTACATATCTTCAAATGTCCAGCACCTAACACAATACCTTGTCCTTAAGTCAAATGCTTGCTAAACTGAACTGAaccaaaatttgaaataaattcaaaatgacaattaatttttattttttggattaaaACTAGTTAACTCTGAAATCATTGAGAAGAATTTTCACTTCTCTGAATCATCTACTGATACGAGCAGGATGGCAGAAAACTATTAGTCCCTTCTTATATAAAAATGCAGTTCTCAAAGTTctataaattcataaattcataaattaaagTACATACAgatcattttttatataaatagtaaaaatatctccattttatttatgcCGACTTGATAATATCCAGGGAAAACAATAATGATTAATGTGACCTAGTGACCACCAAAAATCCCTTCCAATCTACCTAGAGAAAACCATTTATCTGAGACTGACAATGTTTGATCACATAAAAGGATTCTACTGCATTTCCCTCAATTTCTGCAATTTGTTTCAAAAGCATAtactatataagaaaaataatggataatttttaagtaagcagaaaagcaaattaaacacGGGACCATGCACAAAGCTGGTGGATCACTGAGCACTGATTGATTATATGAGTTCTATTACTAGGTCACAGGGATAAATCATTATCCTATTCCTGAAGTTAATCTCTTTTTTGCTGTCAAACTTCATGAACAAGATGCATTTATTAAACATACAAGGCCAAAGAGAGCAGTTTGTAATTAGAGAAAAAACTATCTAGaccaaaacatataaaaatatacatagtagaaaaatataaaataaacaagattatatattataaatagctCAGAGCTAAATTCAGTATAGGACTATTAAGCCATTTTCCTACTTCAACTCAGAAAATActatgagaaaattaagaaaatactttttattaatgCACAAATCATGCTTAGAATATTTGTCATTATGTAATTAcaccaacatggagcttgaattcaCCATACAGTATATATCTctaatttcaaaaaatgtttctaagtacttttttataaaagtataatgctttgtttctactttttctcacattctttattttttgcaagtATGATGGACATAAAACAATCTCTCACTAATTCAAATTTCCTTAGCTACTAATGAATTTGAGTATTTTTGTCCCACATAATTGTGGACATTGGGTTTGTTCTTTCTGTCAACTGcctatttatatctttcatccatttttcttaaatatcttttttttgtaaatttgaaaGGGCTTTGGATATTTAACACTTTCATCTGAAAACTGCTCCAATTTATAAAAGAACAtgcaaaaacaatagcaaaaaagaTGAATAGCTGATTCTTATacgtttttaaattattatatattcgCAATATGCCAGtacaaatgcattttcatttttcctataaTTTACTAAAACTCTTAAGATTCAAACCCAAATCTTAATATGGAGGAGTTTATCTATACTATAATATTTAGTGTACATATACACGTATGTATACAATccaagaaaaaatgaatatactcATTATTTTGTCTAATAGTTCTTAACAAATCTAGTTTTTAATTAAGTTAATCAAATATCAGAGAAGCCTCTCCCAAATATCAGTGCATCAAAGTACAGTTATTTCctcataattcatttaaatttggtATTTaaagggcaggccgggtggctcagtggttgagcgtccaccttcagcccagggcgtgatcctgtagacctgggatcgagtcccacatcggtctccctgcgtggagcctgcttctccctctgcctgtctctctgcccctctctctctctctcatgaataaataaatctaaaaaataaataataaataaatttcgtatttaagtttaaaataaaaaaaagtattttactttctttggtatatctttccattatCTTGTTTCCAaatcttattttacattttttctcacAGTATATAAATATCAGTCATAAGGGTCTCCAAATTTCTCCCAACTATACATTTTTTGTCAATATTGCTCATATAAAGTCATCCTCTTAtgtgtataaaatgtttttaaaaccagGCAAGAtccaaaataaaagtcattaGCAAACAAAAGTGATTTATGGCATTTTACTAATTAAAAGACTCATGTAGTGAATGGGCATCCTATATACAAATTAATGCTGAAAGTACATTGCCCATGATCTGTACCTGTAACCTTATATGACATCTCTCTGTAACGAGTCAAGTCTTCTCCATTAACTAACACCAGCTGTggacatttttcttttgcatctctGACATTCATTAGTTTCTTAACTCCAAGTTTCCTAGCTTCATAGTTGCAGGTAACTACCAAATATTTCTGCTGAACGcctataaaaagtaaatattttatgagaaaactgagcaggattaaagaaatattttaaaataaaatctactaatTCCTTATTATAAGTTGTAATGCAatctattttaagaataaaaagctctactcatttaaaaagcaaatcctCCATTCATCAAAGTTTTATTAagtaaaattcaacaaaaattatCATAAATCAGTATGTTCTCTGGAGTCTTCAgtgaaaagatacaaataaaatccttctaggatttttttttcagacaataCAAACCAGATTGATTTACATTGAATTAACTCGCTCTATATAAAGTGTATGCCatatttcaccaaaaaaataaGGCAGATGAAAATAACTGAGTACAATTAATTACTGGTTTCTGCTAGAAAAACTTTCCAAAGAATATAAAGCAACGTTCTGTTACAAGTGTCAAACTACAGTAATCATTAAAGATCTCTCCCATCCCCAATAAATGTAATTACCAAACTGTTCTTCACAGTAATTAGCTGAAAATATTAGACAGTGAGGCATCATTAATAGGCCTCCTCCTTatcaaaaatgattaaattatgaTCTACAGATCATAAAAATTGTAGCTTACTAGTGGTGGCTTAAGAttgatgaaattaattttctctttacacAAGTTGACCACTTGTTTGCCATTATAATAGTAATGTTCATCTAACATACGTAAAACGCAAACAGGTGGGTGAACGAAAAAGGTTACGTCCATTCCACCAATGTCAgacatttgtttctaaaatattataaacagGGCAAGAAACGTTATTTCATATAAAGATTTTTGATATATCAGATTGTGCCCCAAAACAGAATCTCTGGGTCAAAGTAATTTAAGAGTCATTAGTGAACTATATAAAAAATAGGACTGGTAACTTGAACTAAAAAAGCAATCTCTTAATACAGAATTAAATTAAGGTAGACTCACCACTGTATGTCACCAGCCCAAAAAGTCACACATTCGGTGAGCATAACTGAAAGACTACTTTTGTTTTCTCCTAGAAACTTTTAGCATCACATTTCTCACTTCCAGATAATCATTCATTCCTGTGTCTTAATcatacaataattttttattgagcaTTATCTACATAGCAGCTTTGTGTTATACTGCTACTAATTACAAATGCCTTTACGAGAAAACTTACATCCTCCAATCCTAACTCCTTGACGCCCTTGGGAAAGTTTAAATATCTTAGACCGGTACTGGCATACTAAAAACTAATCATCCCTTTGTTCAACCAGGCTGGGTTGAACTGGGATTTATCAAAACCAAACTAGGCACGAGAGGTTAGCAGCTGGTGAACCAGAATTGCCctttatgtttatattaaaagataaagtcTTACTACATGCataaatttttggaaatttaaatgacttttccaaATACAAGccaacatagggatccctgggtggctcagtggtttggtgcctgccttcggctcagggcgtggtcctaggatcccgggattgagtcccgcattgggctccccgcctggagcctgcttctccctctctctctctctctctctgtctctcatgaataaatagaatcttaaaaaaaaaaaaaaaaaagccaacatattaataagtaaattctcaacataaaatttctctttgccttttattcaaaatgatacttatatttttgtgaaaagcTTACACCCTATATGCCTTAAGTATTTAGGGGTCTGTTCAAAATCCAACTGTTGTGCAATTCAAGAGTTAATTTCAAAACTGGATAGATGAAAACTCCACTAGAATGTAGTAAGACTTTGAGACAAGAGGATTATAAATTTCATTGAGAACAAGACTGCAAGTTTATTATGGTCTTTCTGTTCACGTTCAGTTGGCTATAGTACTTGTATAAAATCCAGCATTTATTAAATAGGGCTTATCAGTTTCACACCTGGTCGTGAGAGTTTACAAAGTACCTCAAGAACTGCTTCCAAAATCTTTAATAGGATTAACAACTCGGAATATAATCAACATAAATGAAGAGCTAGCACTCTTATACAAAAAGGAATTATTGCTAACGCCCAGAGTTACCTAAAGGTTTGCCCTTCAGTTCGGGGTTGGAGATCATTTCTACTTGTGCATAAAAGCAATCCAGGTCCACGTGAACTATGACTCTGGCTGGAGGGCCTCCTTCGGGCACCACTTGACCGTGAACCAATGcgccacatgcaaaaaaacagagaaataaatatattcaggcTGCTGGTCGTCTCTGAGTAACcgtcagttctttaaaaaaaaaaaaaaaaaaaaaaaaaaaaacggtaactgagaaagaagaatgcagaatgactttttttttttttttcctggattcaTGGGTCAatgcatctgaaaaaaaaaatcatagagatGAAACTGCACGTGCAGTCGGGTCTCCAGTCCTGTTCAGCTCCTATTTCTTTGTGGACTCTTACTGCTCTCAGGCTCCTCGCTACCTGGAGGCCGAAAATCCTATCCTGGTCGATAACGGAAGATCCAAGAGGCAATCCGTTGCTTGCAAGTttatggtaaaaaaacaaaacaaaacaaaacaaaacaaaaacccatctAGATTAAAGCCTAAGGGGCAGAGAAGTTCAAACGCTGATTTCAACCaactaaaaaaatcattcaaagtaGCATGGCcttaaatcaaaaaaaaaaaaaaaaaaaaaaaaaaaatcataaagacacaaaggcagagaagccaggccatggcccccaggcctccccctaGGTACCAAGGGGAACAGGCCCGTCTAGTTCGGGGCTGAATCCGCAGGGTCTAGGACCGCGCCTGGCATCTAACAGGCTCCCGATAAGAACTCgttaaatgggaaaagaaaaaaaaataataactatttcttgaattttaaaaaggagctcatgtcctggggtggggaggcgcggggagggcgcaggGCTGTGCAGCTCTCAACCGGTTAAAGGGCGACGCGCTACCGTGGCCCCGAACGGGAACCCGCACTTTCACGGGGAAGCCGGCGGAGCTGCGTGGCGTCTGTGCCTCAGTTCGCCGCTTGGGGCCTGCGCTCGCTTCTCCGCCAACTGAGCCCACACGCACCGCAGCCGCCCCGGCCGCGCGCTGCAGGAGGCCGACGCGCTTCTGCGgcccccgggtcccgggatcgagtcccgtgccgcgctccccgcagggaccctgcttctccctccgcctctctctctcagatgaataaataaataaataatcttaaaagaaaaacaggggggcggcccgggtggcctagccgttgagcatctgccttcggcccagggcgtgaccccggggtcccgggatcgagtcccgcatcgggctccctgcatggagcctgcttctccctctgcctgcgtctccgcctctgtgtgtgtgtgtgtgtccacgaataagtaaataaaa from Canis lupus dingo isolate Sandy chromosome 1, ASM325472v2, whole genome shotgun sequence encodes the following:
- the POLI gene encoding DNA polymerase iota isoform X10 — encoded protein: MEQRRAGPAEEAGGDEAAEAGEAGCSPAAAAPEEPGGLVVPEGGPPARVIVHVDLDCFYAQVEMISNPELKGKPLGVQQKYLVVTCNYEARKLGVKKLMNVRDAKEKCPQLVLVNGEDLTRYREMSYKVTELLEEFSPVVERLGFDENFVDLTEMVEKRLQQLQSDELSALTVSGHVYNNQYINLHDILHIRLLVGSQIAAEMREAMYNQLGLTGCAGVASNKLLAKLVSGVFKPNQQTVLLPESSQVLIQSLNHVKEMPGIGYKTAKRLEALGISSVYDLQTFSSKILEKELGISVAQRIQKLSFGEDNSPVTPSGPPQSFSEEDSFKKCSSEVEVKNKIEELLASLLNRVCQDGRKPHTIRLIIRRYSSENHCSRESRQCPIPSHIIQKLGTENERQSYGRFSQRQRNKLGFSTIWKN
- the POLI gene encoding DNA polymerase iota isoform X7 — protein: MEQRRAGPAEEAGGDEAAEAGEAGCSPAAAAPEEPGGLVVPEGGPPARVIVHVDLDCFYAQVEMISNPELKGKPLGVQQKYLVVTCNYEARKLGVKKLMNVRDAKEKCPQLVLVNGEDLTRYREMSYKVTELLEEFSPVVERLGFDENFVDLTEMVEKRLQQLQSDELSALTVSGHVYNNQYINLHDILHIRLLVGSQIAAEMREAMYNQLGLTGCAGVASNKLLAKLVSGVFKPNQQTVLLPESSQVLIQSLNHVKEMPGIGYKTAKRLEALGISSVYDLQTFSSKILEKELGISVAQRIQKLSFGEDNSPVTPSGPPQSFSEEDSFKKCSSEVEVKNKIEELLASLLNRVCQDGRKPHTIRLIIRRYSSENHCSRESRQCPIPSHIIQKLGTGRRYGACIGRPGGNSHLRFYLFIHERQRERGRDTGRGRSRLHAGSPT
- the POLI gene encoding DNA polymerase iota isoform X9, producing the protein MEQRRAGPAEEAGGDEAAEAGEAGCSPAAAAPEEPGGLVVPEGGPPARVIVHVDLDCFYAQVEMISNPELKGKPLGVQQKYLVVTCNYEARKLGVKKLMNVRDAKEKCPQLVLVNGEDLTRYREMSYKVTELLEEFSPVVERLGFDENFVDLTEMVEKRLQQLQSDELSALTVSGHVYNNQYINLHDILHIRLLVGSQIAAEMREAMYNQLGLTGCAGVASNKLLAKLVSGVFKPNQQTVLLPESSQVLIQSLNHVKEMPGIGYKTAKRLEALGISSVYDLQTFSSKILEKELGISVAQRIQKLSFGEDNSPVTPSGPPQSFSEEDSFKKCSSEVEVKNKIEELLASLLNRVCQDGRKPHTIRLIIRRYSSENHCSRESRQCPIPSHIIQKLGTGRRYGACIGRPGGNSHLRKLRCDNPHG
- the POLI gene encoding DNA polymerase iota isoform X8, with product MEQRRAGPAEEAGGDEAAEAGEAGCSPAAAAPEEPGGLVVPEGGPPARVIVHVDLDCFYAQVEMISNPELKGKPLGVQQKYLVVTCNYEARKLGVKKLMNVRDAKEKCPQLVLVNGEDLTRYREMSYKVTELLEEFSPVVERLGFDENFVDLTEMVEKRLQQLQSDELSALTVSGHVYNNQYINLHDILHIRLLVGSQIAAEMREAMYNQLGLTGCAGVASNKLLAKLVSGVFKPNQQTVLLPESSQVLIQSLNHVKEMPGIGYKTAKRLEALGISSVYDLQTFSSKILEKELGISVAQRIQKLSFGEDNSPVTPSGPPQSFSEEDSFKKCSSEVEVKNKIEELLASLLNRVCQDGRKPHTIRLIIRRYSSENHCSRESRQCPIPSHIIQKLGTGRRYGACIGRPGGNSHLRQRERGRDTGRGRSRLHAGSPT
- the POLI gene encoding DNA polymerase iota isoform X11, with amino-acid sequence MEQRRAGPAEEAGGDEAAEAGEAGCSPAAAAPEEPGGLVVPEGGPPARVIVHVDLDCFYAQVEMISNPELKGKPLGVQQKYLVVTCNYEARKLGVKKLMNVRDAKEKCPQLVLVNGEDLTRYREMSYKVTELLEEFSPVVERLGFDENFVDLTEMVEKRLQQLQSDELSALTVSGHVYNNQYINLHDILHIRLLVGSQIAAEMREAMYNQLGLTGCAGVASNKLLAKLVSGVFKPNQQTVLLPESSQVLIQSLNHVKEMPGIGYKTAKRLEALGISSVYDLQTFSSKILEKELGISVAQRIQKLSFGEDNSPVTPSGPPQSFSEEDSFKKCSSEVEVKNKIEELLASLLNRVCQDGRKPHTIRLIIRRYSSENHCSRESRQCPIPSHIIQKLGTGRRYGACIGRPGGNSHLRK